From Paenibacillus physcomitrellae, the proteins below share one genomic window:
- the gatC gene encoding Asp-tRNA(Asn)/Glu-tRNA(Gln) amidotransferase subunit GatC produces the protein MSIQAKDVQHVAKLARLNLTNEEQEKFTEQLNAILQYAEKLNELDTENVQPTTHVLHLSNVMRDDVVQESLPAEKVFRNAPEEEDGQFKVPAVLE, from the coding sequence ATGTCTATTCAGGCTAAAGACGTCCAGCATGTTGCCAAGCTGGCCCGTCTAAATCTGACGAATGAAGAGCAGGAGAAGTTCACGGAACAGCTGAACGCGATTTTACAATATGCGGAGAAGTTAAACGAACTGGATACGGAAAATGTGCAACCGACCACCCACGTGCTGCATCTCAGCAACGTTATGCGTGACGACGTGGTCCAGGAAAGTCTTCCGGCGGAAAAGGTATTCCGCAATGCGCCGGAGGAAGAAGACGGACAATTTAAGGTGCCAGCCGTACTGGAATAG
- a CDS encoding DUF4097 family beta strand repeat-containing protein has protein sequence MKDHTLQEGGSGHTEKMEGPGGGAKTVGFKPRRRKLKLISVLLTALFPGLGHLYLRQLGKGITLIYFILIDAASLVYFSSVRMHINVPLLILLAILIPVIYFYSIYDVLQSTDYWNARRSGTARHKRTAAQAFWRGLGMGAQLIGGGLILFLLRQQPAWLSSFIQNYAGYTVAGFFLAAAVLLFMGENRRKFRRTGRLTASLFAAGVGILLILDLSLNRDAMLLLLRWWPVLLILLGFEAIFNMLRVRNKRSTAGMGRIRFDLRGMLLTLAAAVSVFAITQQDHYVQLWQKVSLDLTAASMEFSEEKGYSVTKPALEIPLPSETRKLSINGINGNITISREAVFNVQVQYKVYVDSGNLQEAASIAEQTHIEATADSTLGLVVKDAGYGQSGKRHPKVNMNIVIPFNRSLTMNVTTTNGNLLVKNLAADHVVLETGNGKIELRNLQGEFKASTLNGDGYISGFQGDITMNTQGGNLSADNIQGKLKLSTLVGDIAVRTTSGDIDVNTKNGNLDIEEAPKKLDAQTLNGMIRVESNVIGGDWNVYSAVGELHITLPEQADYTLEGSSGYGGIETNLPFPVENKTIKGTWGTGEYKVNLDGNSNVFIYKEAINALDPLPAQE, from the coding sequence ATGAAAGATCACACTCTCCAGGAGGGCGGAAGCGGGCATACGGAAAAGATGGAGGGACCGGGCGGAGGGGCCAAAACCGTCGGCTTTAAGCCGCGAAGGCGCAAGCTCAAGCTGATATCGGTGCTGCTCACGGCTCTTTTCCCCGGTTTGGGTCATCTCTATTTAAGACAGCTGGGCAAAGGGATAACCCTTATCTATTTTATTTTGATCGATGCCGCCTCACTGGTTTATTTCTCATCCGTAAGGATGCATATTAATGTTCCATTATTGATTCTGCTAGCCATTTTGATACCCGTTATTTATTTCTACAGCATTTATGACGTGCTTCAGTCGACGGATTACTGGAATGCACGACGCAGCGGGACTGCAAGACATAAGCGTACGGCAGCGCAGGCCTTCTGGCGGGGGCTTGGTATGGGAGCGCAGCTGATTGGCGGCGGATTGATCCTGTTTCTGCTCCGACAGCAGCCGGCGTGGCTCAGCAGCTTTATTCAGAATTATGCCGGATATACGGTCGCTGGTTTCTTTCTTGCGGCGGCAGTTCTGCTGTTCATGGGGGAAAACCGGCGCAAGTTCAGACGAACAGGTCGTCTGACGGCGTCGTTGTTCGCGGCAGGCGTTGGCATATTGCTGATTCTCGATCTCAGTTTAAACAGGGACGCCATGCTGCTTTTGCTGAGATGGTGGCCGGTTCTGCTGATCCTGCTTGGTTTTGAAGCTATTTTTAATATGCTGCGGGTTCGGAACAAACGAAGCACAGCCGGAATGGGCCGCATCCGTTTTGATTTAAGAGGGATGCTGCTGACGCTGGCCGCAGCAGTTTCGGTATTTGCGATTACCCAGCAGGACCATTACGTGCAGCTTTGGCAGAAGGTTAGCCTTGATTTAACGGCGGCCAGCATGGAGTTTAGTGAGGAGAAAGGGTACTCCGTAACCAAACCTGCACTTGAAATTCCGCTTCCATCGGAGACCCGCAAGCTGTCCATCAACGGCATTAACGGTAATATTACGATTAGCAGAGAAGCTGTTTTTAATGTTCAAGTGCAGTATAAAGTATATGTGGATTCTGGAAATCTGCAGGAAGCGGCCAGCATTGCTGAGCAGACTCATATAGAAGCGACTGCCGACAGTACGCTGGGCCTTGTAGTGAAAGACGCTGGTTACGGACAGTCCGGCAAACGTCACCCGAAAGTCAACATGAACATAGTGATTCCGTTTAACCGAAGCTTAACGATGAATGTTACGACGACGAATGGCAATCTCTTGGTCAAGAACCTGGCCGCCGATCATGTTGTGCTGGAGACGGGGAACGGTAAAATAGAGCTCCGGAATCTGCAGGGCGAATTCAAAGCGTCCACCTTGAACGGAGACGGTTATATATCCGGATTTCAGGGGGACATTACAATGAACACTCAAGGCGGGAATTTGTCGGCCGACAATATTCAGGGCAAGTTGAAGTTGTCTACGCTGGTTGGCGATATTGCAGTCAGAACGACGTCAGGCGATATCGACGTTAATACAAAGAACGGTAACCTGGACATTGAGGAAGCTCCTAAAAAGCTGGACGCTCAAACCTTAAACGGTATGATCCGGGTGGAATCCAATGTCATTGGCGGAGATTGGAATGTCTACAGCGCAGTAGGTGAACTTCACATCACGCTGCCGGAGCAGGCAGATTATACGCTTGAAGGTTCCAGCGGATACGGCGGGATTGAAACCAATCTGCCGTTCCCGGTTGAGAATAAAACGATAAAGGGCACATGGGGAACCGGCGAATACAAAGTGAATTTGGACGGCAACAGCAACGTATTCATATATAAGGAGGCCATTAATGCTTTGGATCCGCTGCCTGCGCAGGAGTAA
- a CDS encoding glycosyl hydrolase family 18 protein, with the protein MDKPIFFADEVERYSAAGTGASLSLPLPVIQAKIDDGVRYEKTTGSVILATADKLVRVQIGKRQGSLNNAAFNLNSAPSEQDGVVYVPADLLEQVYGVEVEEDKPSGAVRVFMPGESIQHAEVKPDKAGRTSPLRLGASIHSPILTDVPPEAHVRILNREGDWYYAQTDSGYTGFIRTKLVKPGEKDEVPKQEPKVLPAVQTWQSKRINMTWEAVYQVPANPKNIGSLPGINVVSPTWFELADAKGNVNSKGDAKYVKWAHSQGMQVWGLYSNSFSPELTTAAFATFETRTQAIKQLVGYAKQLDLDGINLDFENVKTTDGDNITQFVRELRPLARAQGLIVSMDVTPKSDSELWSKFLDRRALSGLIDYMALMAYDEHWAASPVAGSVASLPWTEAALNKILTEDAVPPSKLILGVPLYTRVWTETTKDGKTKVSSKAIGMSKAQSIIQQYGLKPKMAADTGQNFVQYNEDGAVKKIWLEDEDSLSQRVALVKSLSLAGIASWTRSFGSADAWKVLGQVNAY; encoded by the coding sequence ATGGACAAGCCGATCTTTTTTGCGGATGAAGTTGAAAGATACTCCGCAGCGGGTACAGGCGCTTCGCTGAGCCTTCCTTTACCGGTCATTCAGGCTAAGATTGACGACGGTGTCCGTTATGAGAAGACGACGGGATCGGTAATCCTGGCGACCGCGGACAAGCTTGTTCGCGTGCAAATCGGCAAACGTCAGGGATCTCTGAATAATGCTGCTTTTAATTTGAACAGCGCTCCTTCCGAGCAAGATGGAGTGGTTTATGTACCGGCCGATCTGCTTGAGCAGGTTTACGGGGTTGAGGTAGAAGAGGACAAACCATCGGGAGCAGTCCGGGTATTTATGCCGGGGGAAAGCATTCAACATGCCGAGGTCAAGCCCGATAAGGCGGGAAGAACCTCACCGCTTCGTTTGGGAGCTTCCATTCACTCGCCGATCTTGACGGATGTGCCGCCGGAAGCCCATGTGCGAATTTTGAACCGGGAAGGCGATTGGTATTATGCCCAGACAGACAGCGGGTATACCGGGTTCATCCGTACCAAACTGGTTAAACCTGGTGAGAAAGACGAGGTTCCGAAACAGGAGCCCAAAGTGCTTCCTGCCGTACAAACCTGGCAGAGCAAGCGGATCAATATGACTTGGGAAGCTGTTTACCAGGTGCCGGCCAATCCTAAGAACATTGGAAGCCTGCCGGGAATCAATGTCGTCAGTCCGACCTGGTTTGAACTAGCGGATGCGAAAGGAAACGTCAACAGCAAGGGTGATGCTAAATATGTAAAATGGGCCCACAGCCAGGGGATGCAGGTGTGGGGTTTGTACAGCAACAGCTTTAGTCCCGAGCTTACGACCGCTGCCTTTGCCACATTTGAAACTCGAACACAGGCGATCAAGCAGCTTGTAGGTTATGCGAAGCAGCTGGATTTGGACGGCATCAACCTTGATTTTGAAAATGTTAAAACAACCGATGGTGACAATATCACACAGTTTGTGAGAGAGCTAAGACCTTTGGCTCGTGCGCAGGGACTTATTGTTTCTATGGATGTGACGCCAAAGTCGGACAGCGAGCTTTGGTCGAAGTTTCTTGACCGCCGTGCCTTGAGCGGCTTGATCGACTATATGGCGCTCATGGCTTATGATGAGCACTGGGCAGCTAGTCCCGTTGCAGGCTCGGTAGCTTCTCTCCCTTGGACGGAAGCCGCGCTGAATAAAATCCTGACGGAAGATGCCGTACCGCCTTCCAAACTGATTTTGGGTGTGCCGCTTTATACGCGCGTTTGGACGGAAACGACCAAAGACGGGAAGACGAAGGTCAGCTCCAAAGCGATCGGTATGAGCAAGGCGCAGAGCATTATTCAACAATATGGACTCAAACCTAAAATGGCCGCTGATACGGGACAAAACTTTGTTCAATATAATGAAGATGGAGCAGTCAAAAAAATATGGCTGGAAGACGAGGACTCCTTATCACAGCGTGTCGCTTTGGTCAAAAGCCTGAGTTTGGCCGGGATTGCCTCTTGGACCAGAAGCTTTGGTTCTGCTGATGCCTGGAAAGTTCTCGGACAGGTTAATGCCTACTAA
- the perR gene encoding peroxide-responsive transcriptional repressor PerR, whose amino-acid sequence MSTKVHHALEQLKTNGVRITPQRHAILSFLMESMEHPTADEIYRALSPKFPNMSVATVYNNLKVFIEANMVRELTYGDSSSRFDADVSDHYHVVCQQCGKIKDFMYSSLRDVEETAEQATGFKVYGHRLELYGVCQECASDK is encoded by the coding sequence ATGTCTACAAAGGTGCATCATGCCCTGGAGCAGCTGAAAACAAACGGTGTCCGCATCACGCCGCAGCGTCATGCTATACTTTCTTTTTTAATGGAGTCGATGGAGCATCCAACGGCTGATGAGATATATCGCGCGTTATCACCGAAGTTTCCTAATATGAGCGTTGCTACCGTGTATAACAATCTTAAAGTATTTATTGAAGCCAACATGGTACGCGAACTCACCTACGGCGACAGTTCCAGTCGGTTTGACGCGGACGTTTCCGACCATTATCATGTAGTCTGTCAGCAATGCGGCAAGATCAAAGACTTTATGTATTCTTCTTTGCGTGATGTGGAGGAGACCGCTGAACAAGCGACCGGGTTTAAGGTTTACGGGCACCGGCTGGAGCTTTACGGTGTTTGTCAGGAATGTGCGTCAGATAAATAA
- the gatA gene encoding Asp-tRNA(Asn)/Glu-tRNA(Gln) amidotransferase subunit GatA yields MTLFDLRLQELHDRLHGKELSVADLVGEAFSAIKERDERVQAYLTLNEENARQTAAKLDEKLVKGEARGLLFGLPVGIKDNMVTEGLRTTCASQFLKNYDPIYDATVVSKLKAADAVTVGKLNMDEFAMGGSNENSSFQVTRNPWDLTRVPGGSSGGSAAAVASGQAYFTLGSDTGGSIRQPASYCGVVGLKPTYGRVSRFGLVAFASSLDQIGPITKNVEDAAYVLQAIAGYDTKDSTSANVDLPDFVSALTGDVKGLRIAVPKEYLDGVDPKVKASVMDALKTLESLGATWEEVSLPHTEYAVAAYYLLASSEASSNLSRFDGVRYGVRADSSNLLELYHESRSQGFGPEVKRRIMLGTYALSSGYYDAYYLKAQKVRTLIKQDFDQTFEKFDVIIGPTAPTTAFPIGSQVDDPLTMYLNDILTIPVSLAGVPAISVPCGFADGLPVGLQIIGKAFDESTVLRTAHAFEIHTEHHKRRPSL; encoded by the coding sequence TTGACGTTATTTGATTTAAGGCTCCAGGAGCTCCATGACCGGCTTCACGGCAAGGAACTGTCCGTGGCCGATCTGGTTGGAGAGGCTTTCTCCGCAATTAAAGAACGGGACGAGCGTGTCCAGGCATACCTCACTTTAAATGAAGAGAATGCCAGACAAACCGCAGCCAAGCTGGATGAGAAGCTGGTCAAAGGCGAAGCGCGCGGCCTATTGTTCGGTCTGCCTGTCGGAATTAAGGACAACATGGTGACCGAAGGTTTGCGCACGACCTGTGCGAGCCAATTCCTCAAAAATTACGACCCGATTTACGACGCAACCGTCGTGTCCAAGCTGAAAGCAGCTGACGCCGTTACGGTCGGCAAGCTGAACATGGACGAGTTCGCCATGGGCGGCTCCAACGAGAATTCCAGCTTCCAGGTGACCCGCAACCCTTGGGATTTGACGCGTGTTCCCGGCGGCAGCAGCGGCGGTTCCGCAGCGGCCGTAGCATCCGGACAAGCTTATTTCACATTGGGCTCCGATACAGGCGGTTCGATCCGTCAGCCGGCATCCTACTGCGGTGTAGTTGGACTCAAGCCTACATACGGCCGCGTTTCCCGTTTTGGGCTTGTCGCGTTTGCGTCCTCTCTGGACCAAATCGGTCCGATCACCAAAAACGTCGAAGACGCAGCGTACGTCCTGCAGGCCATCGCCGGTTATGACACTAAAGATTCAACGTCCGCTAATGTCGATTTGCCTGACTTTGTCAGCGCGCTCACCGGAGACGTGAAAGGCCTTCGCATTGCCGTGCCGAAGGAATATCTGGACGGCGTAGATCCGAAGGTTAAAGCCTCCGTCATGGACGCGCTTAAGACACTTGAATCCCTTGGCGCAACTTGGGAGGAGGTTTCCCTGCCGCATACGGAATACGCGGTGGCCGCTTATTATTTGCTGGCTTCCTCTGAAGCTTCCTCCAACCTGTCCCGGTTCGACGGGGTCAGATACGGCGTTCGCGCCGACAGCAGCAACCTGCTGGAGCTGTATCACGAGTCCAGAAGCCAAGGCTTTGGTCCGGAAGTGAAACGCCGGATTATGCTCGGGACCTATGCGCTCAGCTCGGGTTACTATGACGCTTATTATTTGAAAGCACAGAAAGTCCGTACGCTGATCAAGCAGGATTTTGACCAAACGTTTGAAAAATTCGACGTCATCATCGGGCCTACAGCCCCGACGACGGCTTTCCCGATCGGCTCCCAGGTAGACGACCCGCTCACGATGTATCTGAACGACATCCTGACCATTCCGGTCAGCTTGGCTGGGGTTCCTGCCATCAGCGTGCCTTGCGGTTTCGCGGACGGACTGCCTGTCGGCCTGCAAATCATCGGCAAAGCGTTCGACGAAAGCACAGTGCTGCGCACCGCGCATGCCTTTGAAATTCATACGGAGCACCATAAGCGGCGCCCGTCGCTTTAA
- a CDS encoding prenyltransferase, whose protein sequence is MSKWQLFLKATRFYSLPVMLVPVVLGTAAAYVWEKEFHPVLFILAFLGAGAAHLFSNMINDLWDYRNGTDTAAQQNSDLVSTHSGLLTGGIVSEKAFAALTWLFLAFAVVCGVLLCVFSGWELLYFVVVGALIAYFYVAPPLRFGYRGKGYSEVAILFAFGIMPVAGSYFVQTGEFSLRSVLLSLPVGILTTLLLFNHHFLHWQSDREVGKRTLVVVWGEQKALVLSRVMTLMAYVLLLVCIFAGVLPFYAVVALLSVLPLYRVYRGLAAQNPSVAYLPLMGASLKASMWCGIIMSVALLLESLI, encoded by the coding sequence ATGAGCAAATGGCAGTTATTTCTTAAAGCTACCCGGTTTTACTCACTTCCCGTGATGCTGGTTCCCGTCGTTCTGGGAACGGCTGCAGCTTATGTATGGGAGAAGGAGTTTCATCCGGTTTTATTTATTCTTGCGTTTCTGGGGGCGGGAGCGGCCCATCTGTTTTCCAATATGATTAATGATCTGTGGGATTACCGCAACGGGACGGATACGGCGGCCCAGCAGAACTCGGATCTGGTTTCCACCCATTCAGGGCTGCTGACTGGCGGCATTGTATCGGAAAAAGCTTTCGCGGCGCTTACCTGGCTTTTCCTCGCTTTCGCCGTCGTCTGCGGCGTATTGCTTTGTGTGTTCAGCGGCTGGGAGCTGCTTTATTTCGTTGTGGTAGGAGCGCTTATCGCATACTTCTACGTGGCGCCGCCGCTTCGGTTCGGTTACCGGGGAAAAGGCTACAGCGAAGTGGCGATCTTATTCGCCTTCGGCATCATGCCGGTTGCCGGCTCTTATTTTGTACAGACCGGGGAGTTCAGCTTGCGCTCCGTATTGCTGTCCCTGCCGGTCGGAATTTTGACAACGCTGCTGCTGTTTAACCATCATTTTCTGCATTGGCAGAGCGATCGGGAGGTAGGCAAACGGACCTTGGTCGTCGTATGGGGCGAACAGAAAGCGCTTGTGCTTTCCCGAGTGATGACCCTGATGGCTTATGTGTTACTGCTGGTCTGCATCTTCGCCGGCGTACTTCCGTTTTACGCTGTAGTGGCCTTGTTATCGGTGCTGCCGCTTTACCGGGTTTACCGGGGACTTGCCGCGCAAAATCCTTCCGTGGCCTACTTGCCGCTGATGGGCGCTTCGCTGAAAGCTTCGATGTGGTGCGGGATCATCATGTCGGTGGCTCTGCTGCTTGAAAGCCTGATTTGA
- the gatB gene encoding Asp-tRNA(Asn)/Glu-tRNA(Gln) amidotransferase subunit GatB, with protein sequence MSTSKYETVIGLEVHVELHTKSKIFCGCSTEFGAPPNSHTCPVCLGHPGVLPVLNRQAVDYAMKAAMALNCEIGDVSKFDRKNYFYPDSPKAYQISQFDQPIGLNGYIDIEVDGKTKRIGITRLHLEEDAGKLTHVDGGYASLVDFNRVGTPLVEIVSEPDISSPEEARAYLEKLRAIMQYCDVSDVKMEEGSLRCDANISLRPHGQKELGTKAELKNMNSFRGVQRGLEYEQLRQAEILDEGGQVVQETRRWDEAQGKTLTMRSKEEAHDYRYFPDPDLVTLHIDAEWKERIRASIPELPDARKTRYTSELGLPDYDAGVITSSKPLADLFESSLQSTSDAKAVSNWIMGDLLGYLNSNNLELADVKLTGQGLGEMIGLIEKGTISSKIAKTVFKEMLQSGKLPQQIVEEQGLVQISDEGAILAIVQEVIAANPASVADYKAGKEKAIGFLVGQVMKQSKGKANPALANKLLVEALKEA encoded by the coding sequence ATGTCAACATCCAAATATGAAACTGTCATCGGGCTGGAAGTGCACGTGGAGCTGCATACGAAGAGTAAAATCTTCTGCGGATGCTCCACCGAATTCGGCGCGCCGCCCAACAGCCATACCTGTCCGGTCTGTCTTGGCCACCCCGGCGTTCTGCCGGTGCTGAACCGTCAGGCCGTCGATTATGCGATGAAAGCCGCCATGGCCCTGAACTGCGAAATCGGTGACGTCAGCAAATTTGACCGGAAAAACTATTTCTATCCCGATTCGCCGAAAGCTTATCAGATTTCCCAGTTTGATCAGCCGATCGGCCTGAACGGGTATATCGACATTGAAGTGGACGGCAAAACCAAACGCATCGGCATTACCCGCCTGCATTTGGAGGAAGACGCCGGCAAGCTGACGCACGTGGACGGCGGTTACGCTTCACTGGTCGACTTCAACCGCGTCGGCACGCCGCTTGTTGAGATCGTGTCCGAGCCGGACATCTCCTCGCCGGAAGAAGCCCGCGCTTATCTGGAGAAGCTGCGCGCCATCATGCAGTACTGCGATGTCTCCGATGTGAAGATGGAGGAAGGCTCGCTGCGCTGCGACGCGAACATCAGCCTTCGCCCGCACGGCCAGAAGGAGCTTGGCACCAAAGCCGAGCTGAAAAATATGAACTCCTTCCGCGGCGTACAGCGCGGCCTGGAGTACGAACAGCTCCGCCAGGCAGAAATCCTGGACGAAGGCGGACAAGTCGTGCAGGAGACGCGCCGCTGGGACGAAGCCCAGGGCAAAACGCTGACCATGCGCAGCAAAGAAGAAGCGCATGACTACCGGTATTTCCCGGACCCGGACCTGGTCACGCTGCATATCGATGCCGAGTGGAAGGAACGGATCCGCGCTTCCATTCCGGAGCTGCCGGATGCGCGCAAAACCCGCTACACCTCGGAGCTTGGCCTGCCGGACTACGATGCCGGCGTCATTACCTCGTCCAAGCCGCTGGCTGATCTGTTCGAAAGCAGCCTGCAGTCCACATCGGACGCCAAGGCCGTATCAAACTGGATCATGGGCGACCTGCTCGGCTACCTGAACAGCAATAACCTTGAGCTGGCTGACGTCAAACTGACCGGTCAAGGTCTTGGCGAAATGATCGGCCTGATCGAGAAAGGTACGATCAGCTCCAAGATCGCCAAGACGGTCTTCAAAGAAATGCTGCAGAGCGGCAAGCTGCCGCAGCAGATCGTCGAGGAGCAGGGACTCGTGCAAATCAGCGACGAAGGCGCTATTTTGGCAATCGTTCAAGAGGTCATTGCCGCCAATCCGGCTTCGGTAGCGGATTATAAAGCCGGCAAGGAGAAGGCGATCGGCTTCCTGGTCGGTCAAGTCATGAAACAAAGCAAAGGCAAAGCCAACCCTGCCCTGGCCAACAAACTGCTGGTTGAAGCCTTGAAAGAAGCGTAA
- a CDS encoding nucleotidyltransferase-like protein yields MKPLFINDEIMSQHACGAVGFRHSANGIHDAIMLGFDYLILIVCKDMEHKPEPEHAQIGMLDYQLLYVTSSDLENWVMTGENAQLLSCFLQGEIIWDEREELEQLRGKIIDFEQTVREKRKFKEFARFLRFYHEAKALNQNGHFFDAYAAVVRGLQHLGRLELLERNIRAEEQIWEQLHALNTPSYKLYSEMSCSMETLEQRLQLALLAFEFSATSKMTDSCVMLLRILRSRKEPWSLQELMHRAELQEVREELPMVLRKLVYRSVVKQTTNGRIREAAGQGILYWA; encoded by the coding sequence GTGAAACCATTGTTTATTAACGATGAAATAATGAGCCAGCATGCCTGTGGAGCGGTTGGTTTCCGCCACTCTGCAAATGGGATTCATGATGCTATTATGCTTGGCTTTGATTATTTAATTCTTATTGTATGCAAAGATATGGAACACAAACCTGAACCCGAACATGCTCAGATTGGTATGCTTGATTACCAGCTGCTTTATGTAACGAGCAGCGACCTGGAGAATTGGGTCATGACCGGCGAGAATGCCCAACTGCTGAGTTGTTTTTTGCAGGGTGAGATTATATGGGACGAGCGGGAGGAACTGGAACAATTGAGAGGGAAAATTATTGACTTTGAACAAACAGTAAGAGAGAAACGTAAATTTAAAGAGTTTGCCCGCTTCCTGAGATTTTATCATGAAGCTAAAGCTTTGAATCAGAATGGACATTTCTTTGACGCTTATGCGGCTGTGGTTCGAGGACTTCAGCATTTGGGGCGTTTGGAGCTGTTGGAGAGAAATATCCGTGCTGAGGAGCAGATCTGGGAGCAGCTTCATGCTTTGAACACGCCATCTTATAAATTGTATTCGGAAATGAGCTGCAGTATGGAGACGCTGGAGCAGCGTCTGCAACTGGCTTTGCTTGCCTTTGAATTCTCAGCAACCTCAAAAATGACCGATAGCTGCGTTATGCTCCTTAGAATTCTTAGAAGCAGGAAAGAGCCGTGGAGTCTGCAAGAGCTTATGCATCGGGCTGAGCTTCAGGAAGTCAGAGAGGAACTGCCTATGGTGCTCCGCAAGCTGGTCTACCGCTCGGTTGTCAAACAAACGACGAATGGCAGGATCCGTGAGGCTGCTGGACAGGGGATATTATATTGGGCTTAA